In Archangium violaceum, the following are encoded in one genomic region:
- a CDS encoding bifunctional metallophosphatase/5'-nucleotidase — MMKTTICLLAVLMFLPACQTTRTVTVVGMTDYHSHAVPFYSEGERGQGGLARALAYLREAKSRPDTLVVSGGDMLNKGVPTWSDEYECVEWPWLNGVVDVMALGNHDLDYGAEKFERCREGLEYPLLSANLVRGDGAAYFQVEGRPYVVKTVGGVRLGLFAVGGPDMQRLVKAENLPAGTRWTDAKEVARKVVRALRDEEHVDAVVFIGHQLSEDDEALAREVPGIDLIMGSHSHQKVELRVLPGTRTYYVSPYQYLAYLAEVRMHFRGKKLERVEGGLVKLDGTKKEDAETAAKVAELQRVLVAKRPERFEVLGRLTKPLSDEGVSTGAAEVGTWATEVWRRAAGVRAFFATSAGFRAGLPAGEVTVEDFYGAIPYRNVVVTAELTGEQLLEWVSLIESKKGTDGYSQRSGVRYEVKDGRVEGLEVLKDASEPGEGYERVKPEGVYRVGTTDFQAYVAAGYKEALSKARQVERTGLDVHELLKEALRKGSPRG, encoded by the coding sequence ATGATGAAGACGACTATCTGCCTCCTCGCGGTTCTGATGTTCCTCCCGGCCTGCCAGACGACGCGCACGGTGACGGTGGTGGGGATGACGGACTACCACTCGCACGCGGTGCCCTTCTATTCGGAGGGAGAGCGGGGACAGGGGGGACTGGCGAGAGCGCTGGCGTACCTGCGGGAGGCGAAGTCACGGCCGGACACGCTGGTGGTGTCTGGCGGGGACATGCTGAACAAGGGGGTGCCCACGTGGAGTGACGAGTACGAGTGCGTGGAGTGGCCGTGGTTGAACGGGGTGGTGGACGTGATGGCGTTGGGGAACCACGACCTGGACTACGGGGCGGAGAAGTTCGAGCGATGCCGTGAGGGGCTCGAGTACCCGCTGTTGAGCGCGAACCTGGTGAGAGGGGACGGAGCGGCGTACTTCCAGGTGGAGGGGCGGCCGTACGTGGTGAAGACGGTAGGGGGAGTGCGGTTGGGGCTCTTCGCGGTGGGGGGGCCGGACATGCAGCGGCTGGTGAAGGCGGAGAACCTGCCGGCGGGGACGAGGTGGACGGACGCGAAGGAGGTGGCGAGGAAGGTGGTGAGGGCGCTGCGGGACGAGGAGCACGTGGACGCGGTGGTGTTCATCGGTCACCAGCTGAGCGAGGACGATGAGGCACTGGCGCGAGAGGTGCCGGGGATCGACCTGATCATGGGCTCGCACTCGCACCAGAAGGTGGAACTGAGGGTGCTGCCGGGAACGCGGACGTACTACGTGTCGCCGTACCAATACCTGGCCTACCTGGCGGAGGTGCGGATGCACTTCCGGGGGAAGAAGCTGGAGCGGGTGGAGGGAGGGCTGGTGAAGCTGGACGGGACGAAGAAGGAGGACGCGGAGACGGCGGCGAAGGTAGCGGAGCTGCAGCGGGTGCTGGTGGCGAAGAGGCCGGAGCGCTTCGAGGTGCTGGGCCGTCTGACGAAACCACTGAGCGACGAGGGCGTGTCGACGGGGGCGGCGGAGGTGGGCACGTGGGCGACGGAGGTGTGGCGGCGAGCGGCGGGGGTGCGGGCCTTCTTCGCGACGTCGGCGGGATTCCGTGCGGGGTTGCCGGCGGGGGAAGTCACGGTGGAGGACTTCTACGGGGCGATTCCATACCGGAACGTGGTGGTGACGGCGGAGCTGACGGGGGAGCAGCTGCTGGAGTGGGTGTCGCTGATCGAATCGAAGAAGGGGACGGACGGCTACAGCCAGAGGAGCGGGGTGCGTTACGAGGTGAAGGACGGGCGGGTGGAAGGACTGGAGGTGTTGAAGGATGCGAGCGAGCCGGGGGAGGGCTACGAGCGGGTGAAGCCGGAGGGGGTGTACCGGGTGGGGACGACGGATTTCCAGGCGTACGTGGCGGCCGGGTACAAGGAGGCGCTGTCGAAGGCGAGACAGGTGGAGCGTACGGGGCTGGACGTGCACGAGCTGCTGAAGGAAGCGCTGAGGAAGGGGAGTCCGCGAGGTTGA
- a CDS encoding MazG nucleotide pyrophosphohydrolase domain-containing protein: MIKLPEGATMKDYQSYIHELETLHGWLKVDLVHNCFLMGEEMGELFKAVRRYNKLFDEGAGTPTEEARANLAEELVDVFNYLLAISNRVGVDLEKAFREKNERNQQRKWS, from the coding sequence ATGATCAAACTCCCCGAAGGCGCGACGATGAAGGACTACCAGAGCTACATCCACGAGCTGGAGACGCTGCATGGGTGGCTGAAGGTGGACCTGGTGCACAACTGTTTCCTGATGGGGGAGGAGATGGGGGAGTTGTTCAAGGCGGTGCGCCGCTACAACAAGCTCTTCGACGAGGGGGCGGGAACGCCGACGGAGGAGGCGCGAGCCAACCTGGCGGAGGAGTTGGTGGATGTCTTCAACTACCTGTTGGCGATTTCGAACCGGGTGGGAGTGGATCTGGAGAAGGCATTCCGGGAGAAGAACGAGCGAAACCAGCAGCGCAAGTGGAGTTGA
- a CDS encoding tyrosinase family protein → MYSQRSPIHAITLSVLLYLFLTGPGSEAHAEAPPAQVSFRPRAIRVRRDVRTLSPKERKELVKAILKLKKVPSPYSPGLSYYDQFVDWHRSLYVCDPSMPHGSMPMAHAGPLFLPWHRQFLLLFEDALREVSGDKNLTVPYWDWTRPDSTASVFQDDFMGGDGDPSDGYTVHSGPFRKGRWPLTLQPLGWNEQPSVSPWLVRAFRTLPTATALPSPQEVQASLSVPLYDVHPYDTTSDSRLSFRNYLEGFRDPPGQLSMVCAPDGFMVLLPLNTPTMHNVVHGWVSGLLSVTSDGRYVFGTMGLSTSPNDPVFFLHHANVDRIWDQWQHLHGIPSYLPVSGHPGNDIDSMLMPFHEAGIMVTPRDLEDSFALGYRYE, encoded by the coding sequence ATGTATTCACAGAGAAGCCCGATTCACGCCATTACCCTGTCCGTCCTCTTGTACCTGTTCCTCACGGGCCCTGGCTCGGAGGCCCACGCGGAGGCTCCTCCAGCTCAGGTCTCATTCAGGCCTCGGGCCATCCGCGTTCGCAGGGACGTCCGCACGCTCTCGCCCAAGGAGCGCAAGGAGCTCGTCAAAGCCATCCTCAAGCTGAAGAAGGTGCCCTCTCCATACTCGCCCGGCCTCAGCTACTACGACCAGTTCGTCGACTGGCACCGCTCCCTCTACGTGTGCGACCCCAGCATGCCTCATGGCTCCATGCCCATGGCTCACGCCGGTCCCCTCTTCCTCCCCTGGCACCGCCAGTTCCTCCTCCTCTTCGAAGACGCTCTGCGCGAGGTCAGCGGCGACAAGAACCTCACCGTCCCCTATTGGGATTGGACCCGCCCCGACAGCACCGCCTCCGTCTTCCAGGATGACTTCATGGGCGGCGATGGCGACCCCTCCGATGGGTACACCGTCCACTCCGGCCCCTTCCGCAAGGGTCGCTGGCCTCTCACCCTCCAGCCCCTCGGCTGGAACGAGCAGCCTTCCGTCTCGCCCTGGCTCGTCCGCGCCTTCCGCACCCTGCCCACCGCCACCGCCCTCCCCTCGCCCCAGGAGGTCCAGGCCTCGCTCTCCGTCCCGCTCTACGACGTGCATCCCTACGACACCACCAGCGACTCGCGTCTGAGCTTCCGCAACTACCTCGAGGGCTTCAGGGACCCTCCCGGTCAGCTCAGCATGGTCTGCGCCCCCGATGGCTTCATGGTCCTCCTGCCCCTCAATACCCCCACCATGCACAACGTCGTGCACGGCTGGGTCAGCGGCCTGCTCTCCGTCACCTCCGACGGCCGCTACGTCTTCGGCACCATGGGCCTCTCCACCTCGCCCAATGACCCCGTCTTCTTCCTCCACCACGCCAACGTCGACCGCATCTGGGACCAGTGGCAACACCTCCACGGCATCCCTTCCTACCTCCCCGTCTCCGGTCACCCCGGCAATGACATCGACTCCATGCTGATGCCCTTCCATGAGGCGGGCATCATGGTCACCCCACGAGACCTCGAGGACAGCTTCGCGCTCGGCTACCGCTACGAGTGA